From the genome of Rhodothermales bacterium, one region includes:
- a CDS encoding glycerophosphodiester phosphodiesterase family protein, which translates to MTVPPGFDVQGHRGARGLAPENTLPAFRRALELGVTTLELDTVVSADSQVVVSHDPVMSDVFCTHPDGRLVAPGEEIVLFDLPYAEIARFDCGSRPNPRFPEQALESVPKPLLRDVVRFAEAWAREHDRPVFYNVETKSTPAGDGRLHPPPAEFVDLIWDVVEAEGVAERFTLQSFDVRTLQAARERALPIRLALLVADVHLDSDRSALRYLDDGLDVLGFVPEIYSPEHTLVTAPVVEAAHTLGMAVIPWTVNERAAMERLVGLGVDGLITDYPDRAAGLR; encoded by the coding sequence ATGACGGTGCCGCCGGGTTTCGACGTGCAGGGCCACCGGGGCGCGCGCGGCCTCGCCCCCGAGAACACGCTGCCGGCCTTCCGCCGCGCCCTCGAACTCGGCGTGACCACGCTCGAACTCGACACCGTCGTCTCAGCCGACAGCCAGGTCGTGGTCTCGCACGACCCCGTGATGTCGGACGTGTTCTGCACGCACCCCGACGGGCGGCTCGTCGCGCCGGGCGAAGAGATCGTGCTCTTCGACCTCCCGTACGCAGAGATCGCCCGCTTTGACTGCGGCAGCCGGCCAAACCCGCGCTTCCCCGAGCAGGCGTTGGAGTCGGTGCCGAAGCCGCTCCTCCGCGACGTGGTCCGGTTCGCCGAGGCGTGGGCGCGCGAGCACGACCGTCCCGTGTTTTACAACGTCGAGACGAAGTCGACGCCGGCGGGGGACGGGCGGCTGCACCCGCCGCCGGCGGAGTTCGTTGATCTTATTTGGGACGTGGTCGAGGCGGAGGGCGTGGCCGAGCGGTTTACGCTGCAATCGTTCGACGTGCGAACGTTGCAGGCGGCGCGCGAGCGGGCGCTGCCGATCCGCCTCGCCCTCCTCGTCGCCGATGTCCACCTCGACTCGGACCGCTCGGCCCTCCGGTATCTCGACGACGGGCTCGACGTGCTCGGGTTCGTGCCGGAGATCTACAGCCCGGAGCACACGCTCGTCACGGCGCCCGTCGTGGAGGCGGCGCACACGCTCGGGATGGCGGTGATTCCGTGGACGGTGAACGAGCGCGCCGCGATGGAGCGGCTCGTCGGGCTCGGCGTGGATGGGCTGATCACGGACTACCCGGACCGCGCCGCCGGCCTGCGGTGA